gttgtttgtttgaagCATAAATTGATAGATATGTTCCAGTATTTAACAGCATGATGTTCATCTCTTAGCATTGTGTTACCTGTCTTCTGGTAAATCTGATTTCTAATTAAAAGTCTCTACGGCCTTGATTTTAGAGTGTTTATTTTTTACCTTCATCCACTTTGTGAGATCTAGACTTTTTGAATTCCACAATAGGTGTTCAAATATTGTTGCAaccctaaattaaaaaaaaaaaaaaaaaaaaaaaaaaaaaaaaaaggacctataccagcgcttttgaaagcgctggcataGGTCCTTTTAAATTATACTGATTCAAGACCTATACCaacgcttttgaaagcgctggtataggccttttaaattttattcattcaagacctataccagcgcttttgaaagcgctggtataggtcttGAATCAGTATAATTTAAAAGGACCTATGCCaacgcttttaaaagcgctggcaTAAGTAGTACCTATTCCAGcacttttaaaagcgctggtataggttaTATTCACATTTTCGTAAAGGCTGTCCCGGCACAAGTAAAAATGCCGGAACAGGGTCTAAAAAGCGCCGGGACCTATCCCAGCACTTTTGAAAAGCGCTGGTACAGGTCCGGCGACCCTATTCCGACATTCAAACCGCGGCGGTTTGAAGCGCCAGGAAAAAAAACGCCGGGATAGGAATTTTGaccctatcccagcgcttttgggGCTATCCCAGCACTTTTCAAAACGCTGGGATAGCcctatttttttgtagtgaaatGATTTATCTTCCGCAGCCCAAAAGGCAGAAGACAAGGATTGGACAAGTTGGTGCTTTGCGACCTAGCCTCAAATCGTGTCACAATGGTTGGTCTTACTCTTCCCAAGCTCAGTAAAATCAATAGGTATGGATCAATGCCGTATTCCCAATATTACAATTGTTGGCTTCTGGTGTTCCTGGAAGCCCAAACTCTCTTTGAAGATATTCAACTAATGACGAGGGAGATAGTTGATTTTGTAGGCCAAAGAGGTGGCGTCGTAGTATATATTATACTAGAATACCGCACTAATTCTGAGCTCGAGTCTAATAATTCCCCTAGGCCTCCTATGTTTTACGGAGGACTTTTATTAAGCTCTAAATCAAAGAGAGATTGACAGAGTGATTTTAATAACGATAAAAGAAGAAGACTCTAATTTCTTCAGTGAAATTAAACTTGCTTTATACcccttttttacaattttttttttttttttgattgatagaTTACTGTGAGACGAAAAAAAAAGTGCATGTACCGAGCGTTAATACATGAGGTTAATTTTCAACCAATTTTCCCTTCACTCTTGGAAATATTATGGTTAGTGATCTAAACCGATTATAAGCTCATGTAAATTAACCTTGGATTATTCTATGGTTAGCACGCCTAAGGTTAATCTAGTGTTCTTTTAGTATATAAACCCTACATTTGGTTTATTATAACAGAAGAGTTTACTATTGTGGATATAGGCAATTAGGCTAAATCACATAAACATTCGAGTTTACTTTCTCTTTCATACTTCTACTCATCACTCAATCATTTAATATCTCTAACATGGTATGAGAACCAGCCTTCTACAACATGACACGTGTGTTTTTAGCATAGGTGGTCCAAACTAATTGTAGGTTCATATACTTGTAAAAAAGCAAATTTACTTTGGATTAGTCTATGGAATTAGCCTAAGGTTAGTCTGGATATTACCTAGTATATATGTAAGTCTTACATTGAATTCAATGTAACACAAGAGTTTAATAGTAAATATATACCCATCAACTTTTACgtttgttctctcttttatGCTTTCACTCGTCACTCAATCATTCAACAACTTTGATactcaatttaaaataaaaattaacaactatgaaatttaattagaatataacaatttctcaacaaaaattatttcagATCATTCACTCAAAGAATCATTCACAtttgattataaaatatttacagatcagaagaagaagattagaAATTGGTCTAGCAATATTTATATGCATTGTCATCTATGTTAGATTCTTTTtggaagaaaacaaaatctAGGTTAGATTTGgccaaaatgggcttttgccctttcttattaaaaaatccagcaaaataCCCCACGTCtaaaactaattagggaaatgtacttgttttgaaactcgattttctaaaaatcaagtttcaaatgtaaaactcgatttttggaacATCGAGTTATAGCGAATGTggacttagaaaaaaaaaaaaaaaaaaaaaaaaaaaaaaactttttttggaactcgagttccaaatttttttttttttttttttttaattttcaattcgctataactcgattgtccaaaaatcgagttttaaattgaaactcgattgtccaaaaatcgagttttaaattgaaactcgatttttagaaaatcaagtttcaaaaaagaagtatttccctaattagtttcaGATATGGGACATTttgctgaattttttaaaaagtaaggGCAAAGGCCCATTTTCTCTGGTTAGATTCATTAAAAAGCTTTCAGACATTCGGTggaaatattaattaaacaaacagAACTTCTCATTTCATGTGGACTagttaaactaattaaaaagCTAATTCGTATCACTTTTGCATGTATAGTAGTACAATTATATAAAACTACAAGTGGTTGGGAATATTAAAACGTTCCTCAGTACTCCTAGACACTCCTTCAAAACTTTATTCCCAAAATACTCAAAATTTATGTGTATCAAAAGAGAGGTACGCACAAGTAAGGCAGAATAAAGCGAAatgaaattaatataaaaaagtacGGCACCATAGATGGAAACATACCAAAACACTGTTACAAGGTAAGCATCCTAAACTCAATAGAAACGTGACCATATAACCAGATAAGCAAGGGACCATTAAGGATCATCTAGTTAATTAATAGGTATCTGCTTAgcttaacaaagaaaaaacaaacccaTCAAAATTTCGTAGTTTCAATATCAAGCATTGGAGCTGAAGAAGAAACTTCCAAACAATCATCTTCCAGATTAAGCGAAGGTCCACCAACTTTTAACAGAAAACCCATGCACTAAAAAGAGTCCATTTGAAAGTTCTCATCAACATTTTGTACCTCAATTCTTCCATTTCTGTTTTGAGCTGGTTGCAACAGTGTGACCACTTCTGCCTTGCGGGAATTAACTCGGCCAGGTTTgtgcaataaatttttttttttttttttggatgaatttgTACAGATATAGTTTTAACTAGTTCTTCTTTCTGTTACTATTGTTAGCATCATTTTTCACTTGAACAGATTTGTAGGCCTTGTTCATAGACCTAATTTAGTCCATCATTTACCATTTACGTGTAGATATTGCATGCGCATTTACCATTTACGTGTTGAAATTGCATGCGCATTTGACTCATGCTGAGGgtgccttttatttttataattttaagataGTCCACATTAATTAGGTGACTGTAATTTTGTAAAAAGAGAGTAAAACACAAATATCTGGAAGGACTAATTAACATATGAATGCAAATTTTATGTCTTACTTTTTTGTATTCATTCACTTTATGCTCAATCAATCGTAACTTGAcgtgtatgatttttttttttttttaatttttgattatTTCATAAAGAAAGTAAATGAAATAGATTACAATTTGTGATTAGTGGAGTATAGAGtgaagcataattttttttttaaagaaagtaaAACAGAAAAAGTGAGATAGAAGACTTATAttcttctaaatattttttacccCAATAGCTTGAAAGTTAAAACTATCATTTTTGAAGTTCTACGTCACCAATGAATACAAAAAGGtctaagaaagaaaattaagttGGAAGTTTACAATATAATTTAGTTAACTTTTGGGGATAGGGGttataatttttgtagtttttcaCTCTTGCTCCGAACCTTTTTTTAAGTTAGCCACGAATGTAGATGATGGTAGCCACCtgtaatcaataaaaaattttgtaacataTACATGGTTATATATTTATGCGTAAGTAGGTAGCCACGAATGAATGAAAGACTTACCCGTCCCCTTCTTCTTGTTCTCTGCTCTCATTCTGATTGTGTGCTCGTTTTTGTGAACTTTTTAAGTaatataataaaagataaaagaaattttatagttattatatatatatatatatatatatatatatagatgtaaCAACGTCCCAAGTTTGTAATATGCTTTTCTTTGcacattaaaaataattataattttttttttatatccttTGAGTTAACAAGTTGTAAATggtaaatgtaaaaattaataaatactaCTCACCACCTCAGtaagttatgaaaatattatgaaaaatgttgttgtgGGTGCCCGAGAACTGAGAATGAAGTTGAAGAATTGCAACATTGATGTGAAAATGCCACGGGCCACGGGCCCGAGGAGGAAGGTCACCCAAGGAGAGGAAGGGATGAGTCAAAGTACTCTGAGGCATTCCCAGTGGGAATGAGGATctaaagagagagagtcagTGGTCATAGGAGAAATTTCTAGTTTGGAGTAGCttgtcacctccacattaaatggtggacaataattttattagctgcattgatgaggaagtgacctgaaTAGTATAAGTCATAGCTAAGCAAACTCCTTCCACCACCTTCTTCAAAGGTAGAAAGAGACAAGTGTCATGAGAGAAAGCTAGTTAAGTAGGGATGGATGGTTCATATGTGAAGAAATGGAGGAGTATATAAGAAATGAGGGGTTTACAGAAAGAAGGGATCAAAACACAAGTAAAAAAGCACAGAGAATCCAAAGTGAGAAGAGTGAATAGTAATAATTCTTATGTAATTGAGGCCTCCTCGGGCCAATCAGTATTGACAAAGTGGTTCTTCCCTATAATAAgattggcctttttttttttccttttttttctccttggGTGGAGTCACCCTTTGGTTGTTTGTTTCCCTCtcttataaattcattgtttaggGTCACAGTTGGACCAAACCCAAACTCAATTCTTAGTATACCTAGGCTGCTGGTTCCTTTGGTCCCCCTACAGTTGTGTTTATAACAACTCTAAAGCAAACTCGAtttgaataaattcaataatcaaattaagtcaaaatttttaatttttgatgctaagttcttttttgttgggaagatgaaaaacaaaggataattttagaaatctaTATTTAAGTTTAACATAATTCATGCATGCCATAATTGATACGTTAATATAATATACCACTAGGCTCAACTCAAAACACTTGGTGAAATAGTGTCACCCTACATTCAAGTGGAGGAtaaaatatacttgtattttCAGTTATTATCatgcttttattattaaaagtagaagaataaaaaagtggggatagttttttacttttcttctcATTACCATTTACTCTCATGTTTTTTCCTCAATttggaaaggaaagaaaaatgatagacCCAAGTAAAAAGGCCCCATctttccccttttcttttctatcccTTTGTACTCCAACCAaacaatgaaaaataacattttcttttcccatttcTTTCCCCCATTTTCTATCATCTTTCTCTTTAATTTCAGTCCATTGGCTAGGCAACAAGACATGTATAGCCTACAGTTTTAAATCAATGACAAGGTTTTGCaattcctttttcatttttggtttagAAATGGAAGTTAAAgtgataataataagaaaactttgctAATTTTTCAGCTACATCTCACAAAAGGAGAAATCATGCACCTAGATTTGATTCCAGGAAAATTGAAGGTCCTTTGGGATGTATGGGGTATTGATACCCTAGTCATGGTGAGCATAGCGTTGCAAGTCATTCTCACTCTCCTTGGTAGCCGCAGAAGATACATCCCAGGACTTAAGATAAGATTCACAATTTGGTTTGCCTACTTGTTGTCAGGTTCAGTTGCAAAGGTTATTATAGGTAAGCTCACCACAATAGAAATCAGTGACACTAAGAAACACGATGTCACCTTGGAACTAGAGGCACTGCTCGCACCCATGCTCTTGGTTCAAATTGGGAATCCGGATACCATTACTGCCTATTCAATAGAAGATAATAAACTTGGATTGAGGCAGTCACTTAACTTACTCTTCCAAGTGGGTGTGGTAGTGTATATCCTCGTTAGGTGTTGGAATAGTTCTTTGCTGTCCATCCTATATTTGCCAACATTTTTGGCCGGAGTAATCAAGTATGGAGAGTTGGCATGGGCTCTTAAGTCAGCATTGAGGAATTATGGTTTAACCATTGAAGAAATAAACCATGAAGAAAATGTTCCTAATTTATTCCGAAGGTTACCTAGGGACATTCCTGGTCTAGAATTAATCTTAAAGGCTTATTACCGCTTTAATTGCTTGAAGCCTCACCTTGAGAACTGGCTTTATAAGCCCTTATATGAATCTCTTCCATGGATGTCCATTGATGCATATTCAGCTGAGGATGTCTTCAGAATCACAGATTCTGAACTTGGCTTCATGTACGATGTGCTCTATACAAAGGCACCTGTAACATATACGTGGGTAGGTTATATTCTCCGTGTCATCAGTTTTTTCAGTTTAGCATCAACTTTCTGTGCATTCACAATCATGTTCAAGACTGCCATTTTACATCATATGGATGCTGGCTTTACCTTCTTGGTACTAATTGCAGCTATCATTCTAGAGGTTTATCAAATCTTACTATTACCCTTTTCAGATTGGGCAATAATTGAAATAACTAAGCACCATGATATGCCAATTATGATGCCATTCTTGCGATTTATAGTCCCAAGAGcaaataaatggaaaagatgGTCTAATTTATTGGGACAATTCAATTTGTTAAACTTCTGCCTTCATGATAAGCCACTGAAGTTCGATAGAATCCTCAAGTTTCGAGGCTTTGATATGGAGTACAAAAAGAGCAAGAGTAGGACCCGTGTTGAGTTGGCTAAAGGATTGAAAGAACTTATGGTGCAAGAAATGAAAGAGGTGGATGCAATGAGAGATTTAAAGCCCATCACCCAAAGAGGTCAATGGGCACTTGAAAGGTATGGATGCCTCAATTATGAATTCAAATGGAGTGTTAAGAGAGATTTGGATAAGAGCATTAGCATATGGCACATTGCAACAGACATTTGCTACCATTCAGATGTTCAGAATGCCATTGCAAACTCTCAAATTGAAATGGGTAAATTGTTGTCAAACTATATGATGTATCTTCTTGCCATGCGTCCTCACATGTTATGCACTACCACATCAGATATAATATTCCAACATACCTACACTACACTCCTGACATTTTTAAGAACAAGACCATCAATAACAAGAGATGAAAGTGAAGCTTGTAGGATTTTGAGGATAGAAGAACTTCCCAAGGAGTTAGACTTTAATAGAAATAAGGAAACTATGGTGACATCTAACTGGCATGTCTTAAATGATGCACAGAGACTTGCTAGGAGTTTGATGAGCAGAGAGAACAGATGGCACATCATTAGCAGCGTGTGGGTGGAGATGCTGTGCTATGCAGCAAGTAATTGCCCAATGGATTTCCATGCTGAACAGCTAAGGCGAGGTGGGGGATTGATCACTCATGTTTGGCTTCTCCTAGCCCACAAGACAGACAAGTTTTATACCAGTGaataatgcattttttttcaatgtattTGTTTGTTATATATGTTCTGAGGTATTTTAGCTGTAATATCTTGTAAATGTAATCCAAATATTATGTGAAAAGTTTGAAGGGATATATATCATCTCCAATAAATCCTGCTCTCATGTTAGGATGAAACTAGCTTCCTTCAAATGTGGGTTAGAGATACATATATGTTAATTATGATGGTAATACTACGTccttgtatttaaaattttcattggtTTCTATCCCTTACCGTTTGGTTGGAACTGGCAAGACATTCCAATTCTTAAAACTgaatatattgttatattgtggctattaagtaataaaatattaaattttgacaACATTAAACAagggtataaaaaaaaaaaacatattttggtCCCTATGTGTTCATAAAGCTCTAATACAATCGAAAAATAGGATTTAGATGTCCAACAACTTAAGCAACAGATTAATTGTTAAAGTTATGATTTTATCCAAACAAATAGCTCAAGCAAGTATTTCAACCACTGGAGCAATTGGTCAAGTTACAATTTAGTCCAAACAAATACTTCAAATCAGTAATTGATCAAAGTTACAATCTAGTGCTTCAACCACAGTTTCCAATCACCTAATCtaaaagcaataaaattaaatcaatgAACAACATACAAATTTGTTAACGAAATGAAAAGGTAATAAAGAAcatcttcaaagaaaaaaaaaaaacactttgaaAAATCGATCCATCCCCGTcgaaatttataaaagaaaaggttatAATAACCTACTTACAAAACTCTTGCTGTTGGACTCTCTATGTAAAGGCAGTGTTTTGATTTATTCAATCCTCCTTTCATTGGGTTTCCACTTTCCATTAGTTGCTTGTATTTTAATATGCATTAAGCTTTCATTTGATTCAATCTCTGGTTCAAGAAACCAGCATacctttattcttttttgctaAATGCATGCCTTCATTCTCTCCGGCGACAAGACTAATTAAATAGGTTTAAAGCATGTCATGCAAGTTGCTACTTGCTACTTTGGGCAAAAGTAAAGTCCGACCAACCCAAAAATAATCACTTGCATGTGACATGTCACCTTAactattcttttctcttttgaacggtttcttttattttgttttgattttgaaacattaaatcaggaagcaattttttttttctttctcaaaaaaaaaaaaaaaaaaaggaaacaaatttgtttttttttttttcataattaattgttgtattaattgttttgtttggtcCATAATAAAAATGGTATCAATAATTGATGTGACAGACTGGAATTAGTTTAGGTGTGTGTAACGCCCTTTCACTAGAACCGCCAttgatattaattaattttattgcaCACTAATTACAATCAACGATCTTAgttgtttattatatataaaataatttttaaaaaaggatcttagtaattgtgtaaaattttgtaaaatttattgtgccTCTAGACTTATATTGTTAATGCATTATACTCTTGGTGAGAATCATGTGGAATTTTTGGGTAcattaaatggaaaaataaaaataaataaataaaagacaagaaagcagagtttttcattttcatgtgGGCTAAACTAAAAAGCTATTGTAGATCTCTTGCATGGTAGATTCACAAAGGACTCCTAAGAAGAAAGGCAAGCTTAAGGCCCTTATAAAGTTTCACGTGAGCGGGGCTCAAGGAGTAGGGAATAAAGCAAAGGGTCCAATACTATGATACCATAGATACAAGCATCCCAAAGCACTATTACAAGGTAAGAATAATTGGTTCCCCAAACTCCATTTTAAAAGTGAATAATTGGTATCATATAAATAAAGGTCATTAATACTTAATAGAGATCACTTAGTTAATGAGCAACCCTCATATATAGGCTATCAAAGATAAGAAAATCATCCTCCAACTCGAGCAAAACTttgtagaaaagaagaaaacaatctCCTCCCCTTTTGGTTCTTTGATTCACATTTTCTATTAGCACTGCTGGAGGTGAAGGAGACACTTCCTTCACACCAATCCTCATTGGCTATCGATcaaaaacctcatttttttttccatttcttttttctgattGTTGTATGCTTCACTATTACGTTCTATCTTGCTGGAGTTAGGAACTCGGTCGCTCAGGTGCGTTACATGCAatattttaacttctttttcaagtttatgtcattttaaaaaaaaataattcaatagttaaatcaatagagaagaaaatatttgaacCCTAGTTCTCCTTATAAAGAAAATAGACAATAACCACAAGCCCACAATAGTATATGATACGACTTATCAACAACACTCAACTTCTATAATATATTCCATACATTACATAATATGATGGATTTTACATAATATATTGGATTTCATATTAATAGAATACGGATTTAATAGATGTGCAAGTTCTATTAccttatgatttatttattctttttttttttctatttaaattgtTGATCGGAAGGTTGTCTTGTTAATTAAAGTGCATTTTAGATGTGCCTTGTTAATTACTTATTTTCTAAAAGTATGATAGATAAGATTGGgttaaaattaaaaggaaacaaaaaaattggtatGGAAACCTGTCAAAATTAtctcaaaaacccaaataagttgtttttttttttttttactaatagcAAACTTAATCACTTAATACACGTGCATTTGCcaaaggttttttcttttaacttattTGCTTATgtccaatttaaaaaaataaaaataaatatatatatatatatatatatgtataattatACTTTCATCAATTTTcagtaaataagaaaataagtttttaacaaaaaaaaaaattgcatccacaaattttttttgtatataaaatattgtggattgggattgtaataaaattttgtatcacCTATCACATCTTCTATATGCATATTAATTTCATATCCTTTACCttatgcatgcatgcatgttCGTAAATTGATATCTACATACCACAATATATAGCAAGGTAGGCATGCAATGAACGTAGAATTGCTCCAGATGcctttgtaggaaaaaaaaaaaaaaaaagtaattcgTAGATATGCATGTATGTTTACACAAGCTATACATAATCACATATGGAACATAGAACTTCTTTCAATTCATGATGTGTccatatgtattatttaaacaaatcatatagttttttaaataagttatgTTACAAAAGTATATGTAGATAGTCTTATCAATAGTAGTAAATATTGCATAAAATTTCTCTAAATCACGGTTGGGAGACAAACTTTTTTGAATCTACTGAGATTCCAGATTCACTCATCTAACAAGAGGGATATCAATTACAAATCTGATATGAGAACCattttgttcttccttttcgGCCTAAGCTAGCTACCATGTGAACTGTAAACTGTTGCATTATATTCCTCATGCTACTTGGTTTCGATTTGCAAGTTCTTTTTGAGCTGTtctgttttggtgtttggacTACtcgtttttttggtttttttgaagATTCCCATTTCGTTTTCAAGAGTGACTATTGTCACTGGGCTAAACGAATCACTTTGCCTTTTCATATTGGTAAGGTTTCGAAAAAGAATTGCATGTGTGGAATCATCGGACCTAGAGATGTCTGTCTCTGGCCATACATTCCTTTCCTTCTGTTTTGAGTCATGACCAAATCTTTATTGCCAGCTCTTTTCGTATCCTAGAAACTTGTTTTTCCGTCCATTCAATTCGATTAAGATCTGGATTGATTAAAATACTCGTTACTCCTAAaccattttataaataattattattttaaagataaaaaggaCATAAGTAAAAGCATGAATTCTATGAAAATCTTTGCGTTGAACCGAATTCAAAGtgagttatatattttataagtaCTTAGGAATCATATTTGGTCTAAGCTAATTAATACCCATTTTCACCCGTGCATTACCCTATCCAGGTAAATATTGTATATGACTGTTCCACATTGAAATGGATGGATTTACCAAAGTCAAGTACCATAGGGTTAAGTTTATTGCTCAACATAGAGGTTTATATACATTTGTAAAAGATTAATTATTGTTGCACACGCTGAGTTATACATTGTTGTATACACTCCAACTGAATCGTGTTTTGACTTGTGAAATAgttaaattgtattttgaaaatgaaaggATGAACTTCTAATTAACGtagtttcaaaatatgtttATGTTGCAGCTGCATTCTAAACTTTGGCAAAAGGAGAAATGTTGATCTTCGACTTGCTCCCAGGAGAATTGGAGGAACTATGGAATGCGTGGGGTATGATTACGCTAGCCTTAGTGAGCTTTACTTTGCAAATTGTGCTCACTCTCTTAGGCAGCCGCAGAAGGTACATCCCTGGAATCCAAATAAGATTTACAGTTTGGTTTGCCTACTTGTTGTCTGGTTCTGTAGTGAAAATTATTATGGGTAAGCTCACTACAATTGAGGTCAGAGACACTGAGAAACAAAATATCACTATAGAACTAATGGCACTGTTGGCACCATTGCTCTTAGTCCAAATTGGAAACCCGGATACTATTACTGCCTACTCTATTGAAGATAATAGATTGGGGTTAAGGCAGTTACTTAGCCTCCTTTTCCAAGTGGGAATTGTAGTTTATATCCTCATTAGGTGCTGGACTAATTCACCACTCTCATTTCTATACCTGCCAACGTTTTTGGCTGGAATAATCAAGTATGGAGAGTCAGTTTGGGCTCTCAAGTCAGCACTATGGAACTCTGGTCTAACCACTGCTGATCTTGCCCAAGAAGAGAATGCTCTTTCTTTATTCAAAAAGCTATCAGAGGACATTCCCGATCTAGAATTGATCTTAAAGGCCTATTACCGGTTTAATCGCTTGAAGCCTCACCTTGAGAACTGGCTTTACCAGCCATTTTATGAATCTCTTTCATGGATGTCCATAGATGCATATTCAGCTGAGGATGTCTTCCGAATCACTGATTCTGAACTTGGCTTCATGTATGACGCACTCTATACAAAGGCTCCTATTATATATACTTGGATAGGTTGCATTCTCCGTATCATAAGtttatttagtttagttttCACATTATTTGGATTCACAATCTTATTCAGAGAGGGCTTCATAAGTCATACAGATGCCGGGTTTACCTATTCAATGCTAATTGGAGCCATCATTCTAGAGGTTTATCAGATCATCCTATTGCCTTTCTCAGATTGGGCGATAATTGAAATGATTAAGCACTATGACATGCCATTTGTGATGCCTTGCTTGCGAGTCCTAGCTCCACGGTCATATAAGTGGAAAAGATGGTCTAATTCACTTGCACAATTCAATTTGGTAGACTTCTGCCTCCGTGATGAGCAATTCAAGTTCGGTGGAATCCTCAAGTTTCATGGAATGGACATGAAGATTAGAAAGTGCAAAAGTAAAACTCGAGTGGACTTCCCCAAAGAATTGAAAGAACTGATGGTCCAAGAGATGAAAGAGATTGATATAGAGAGAGGGTTAAAGCCCATCACTCAAAGAGGTCAATGGGCACTTCAAAGGTATGGATGCCTCAACCATGATTTTAGATTTAGTATTAAGAGAGATTTCGACAAGAGCATTACCATTTGGCACATTGCAACAGATATCTGCTATCGTTCAGATAATGCTCAATATGATACTACAAACACCCAAATTGAAATGTGCAGATTGCTGTCTAACTACATGATGTATCTTCTGGCCATACGGCCTCACATGTTATGCAGCACCACTGCAAAAATCATCTTCGAACATACTTCCACTAAACTCTCGACATTTTTAAGAGCAAGGCCATCAACAATAAAAGATGAATATGAAGCCTGCAGGATTTTGAGGACAGAAGAACTTCACAAGGAGTCAGACGCCAAGAGAAAGAACGAAACTATGGTCACGTCAAAATGGCACGTGCTAAAGGATGCACAAAGATTAGCTAGG
This DNA window, taken from Quercus robur chromosome 2, dhQueRobu3.1, whole genome shotgun sequence, encodes the following:
- the LOC126705086 gene encoding uncharacterized protein LOC126705086, whose translation is MHLDLIPGKLKVLWDVWGIDTLVMVSIALQVILTLLGSRRRYIPGLKIRFTIWFAYLLSGSVAKVIIGKLTTIEISDTKKHDVTLELEALLAPMLLVQIGNPDTITAYSIEDNKLGLRQSLNLLFQVGVVVYILVRCWNSSLLSILYLPTFLAGVIKYGELAWALKSALRNYGLTIEEINHEENVPNLFRRLPRDIPGLELILKAYYRFNCLKPHLENWLYKPLYESLPWMSIDAYSAEDVFRITDSELGFMYDVLYTKAPVTYTWVGYILRVISFFSLASTFCAFTIMFKTAILHHMDAGFTFLVLIAAIILEVYQILLLPFSDWAIIEITKHHDMPIMMPFLRFIVPRANKWKRWSNLLGQFNLLNFCLHDKPLKFDRILKFRGFDMEYKKSKSRTRVELAKGLKELMVQEMKEVDAMRDLKPITQRGQWALERYGCLNYEFKWSVKRDLDKSISIWHIATDICYHSDVQNAIANSQIEMGKLLSNYMMYLLAMRPHMLCTTTSDIIFQHTYTTLLTFLRTRPSITRDESEACRILRIEELPKELDFNRNKETMVTSNWHVLNDAQRLARSLMSRENRWHIISSVWVEMLCYAASNCPMDFHAEQLRRGGGLITHVWLLLAHKTDKFYTSE
- the LOC126705095 gene encoding uncharacterized protein LOC126705095, coding for MLIFDLLPGELEELWNAWGMITLALVSFTLQIVLTLLGSRRRYIPGIQIRFTVWFAYLLSGSVVKIIMGKLTTIEVRDTEKQNITIELMALLAPLLLVQIGNPDTITAYSIEDNRLGLRQLLSLLFQVGIVVYILIRCWTNSPLSFLYLPTFLAGIIKYGESVWALKSALWNSGLTTADLAQEENALSLFKKLSEDIPDLELILKAYYRFNRLKPHLENWLYQPFYESLSWMSIDAYSAEDVFRITDSELGFMYDALYTKAPIIYTWIGCILRIISLFSLVFTLFGFTILFREGFISHTDAGFTYSMLIGAIILEVYQIILLPFSDWAIIEMIKHYDMPFVMPCLRVLAPRSYKWKRWSNSLAQFNLVDFCLRDEQFKFGGILKFHGMDMKIRKCKSKTRVDFPKELKELMVQEMKEIDIERGLKPITQRGQWALQRYGCLNHDFRFSIKRDFDKSITIWHIATDICYRSDNAQYDTTNTQIEMCRLLSNYMMYLLAIRPHMLCSTTAKIIFEHTSTKLSTFLRARPSTIKDEYEACRILRTEELHKESDAKRKNETMVTSKWHVLKDAQRLARNLLDRENRWVIISSVWMEMLCYAASNCPVDHHSEQLRRGGGLITHVWLLLAHKTDKFSTSD